Proteins from one Listeria weihenstephanensis genomic window:
- the tsaD gene encoding tRNA (adenosine(37)-N6)-threonylcarbamoyltransferase complex transferase subunit TsaD codes for MKKDILILGIESSCDETAISVVKNGTEMLSNVIASQIESHKRFGGVVPEIASRHHVEQITIVLEEALTQADVTMDDIDAIAVTEGPGLVGALLIGVNAAKTLAFIHNKPIIGVHHIAGHIYANRFETEMTFPLLALVVSGGHTELVLMKEHGKFEIIGETRDDAAGEAYDKVARTLGLTYPGGVQIDRLAATGEDSFHFPRAMMKEANYDFSFSGLKSSFINTVHNLRQKEMPINEANLAASFQASVVDVLVAKTMRAAKEFNVTQLLLAGGVAANQGLRERLVTEAAQEIPDVKLIIPPLSLCGDNAAMIAAAGTILYEKGVRGDLTMNASPGLLFEDTY; via the coding sequence ATGAAAAAAGACATCTTAATACTCGGCATTGAATCAAGCTGTGATGAAACCGCAATATCCGTCGTCAAAAACGGGACAGAAATGTTATCAAACGTTATCGCATCACAAATTGAAAGCCATAAACGCTTTGGCGGTGTTGTACCAGAAATCGCATCCCGTCATCACGTCGAACAAATCACGATCGTACTAGAAGAAGCACTAACACAGGCTGATGTCACAATGGACGATATCGATGCGATTGCCGTCACAGAAGGGCCAGGACTTGTAGGCGCACTCCTTATTGGCGTCAACGCAGCAAAAACATTAGCCTTCATCCATAACAAGCCGATTATCGGGGTACATCATATTGCAGGACACATTTACGCTAACCGTTTTGAAACCGAGATGACATTCCCGTTACTCGCGCTTGTGGTCAGCGGTGGACATACAGAACTCGTACTGATGAAAGAACATGGCAAATTTGAAATCATCGGCGAAACTCGTGACGACGCAGCGGGCGAAGCTTACGATAAAGTGGCGCGAACACTCGGCTTAACCTATCCCGGAGGCGTCCAAATTGATCGCTTAGCGGCAACTGGAGAAGATAGTTTTCACTTCCCACGCGCGATGATGAAAGAGGCCAATTATGACTTTAGTTTCAGCGGTCTAAAATCTTCTTTTATCAATACCGTTCACAATCTGCGCCAAAAAGAAATGCCGATCAATGAGGCCAATTTGGCAGCTAGTTTCCAAGCGAGCGTTGTCGATGTTCTCGTGGCTAAAACCATGCGAGCAGCGAAAGAATTCAACGTGACGCAATTATTGTTAGCAGGAGGTGTTGCGGCAAATCAGGGATTACGCGAACGTCTCGTCACAGAAGCAGCACAGGAAATTCCAGATGTGAAACTAATTATCCCGCCGTTATCTCTATGCGGGGACAACGCAGCCATGATCGCAGCAGCAGGAACGATTTTATATGAAAAAGGAGTCCGCGGTGATCTAACAATGAACGCCAGCCCTGGATTGCTTTTTGAAGATACGTATTAA
- a CDS encoding immunoglobulin-like domain-containing protein produces the protein MKKIQVVLLVAVLIMLGGFAQQVHADSIQTKALYVLERPTWLDTAGVSKGIYHDKQDLGIILPANVQLEIRQTNPNFKENLTMELLNDDSQKEKSVNVTSTWQTISHGYTTVPFIDTTFGKEAPILEYKVTNAMKELPVYHKGDNETAFFQKWDSSDAEFALISTPYFQTFAPKKDKAFMKNMKDFNSIDALINYYTDVFETYNELDGLSFTPENPTDKNIPNKYFMKANVHGSGGAYYSGNHTAQTGDTLAGFYLSKGWGGLHEIGHGYQGAFMKDSSFDAGEVWNNLYAAAYQKKTMGTGIYQNGWLFAYGDKSGVERTVTNLWQTTHTPVTKWDHRSRLLALVTLQDKAGDKGFTLFNKEYRKIANQPGFVPSNHYLMDLISQYYGQASGFDFTPTILSLGGTMSKKQQDDNRLHFYKPVAPLTELVPADQLTTIQNKLGLETPFSLVETEQLAFSGLSGSATIHLKIDDFSQVEGQDLILTNGSKEIKRMKITSKDMNIGTLPNGIYTIVLPTGNTTKYDLDTHYLRVKEATNDVTINYTVKKASYLTSQTVHFLGLSDWEFATAIVDLNTGKLTMEVKYANPHSYFVATEYAKLEVLDLDNNVVYTKSIVGLGAVPSIDMPDIKIGYKLRIYHAEPGRLKVDNLPIVDTSQKTNTFIITKSGLVNEKLKNNAEAELTVKIDALASKIQGDPILVNSDYVELKDDLLLAIETLTEPLKGTLLDKYEALLPKEAATSIEVGTNQVQAKNGATGHVTTTISPSRANQAAVYHSSNTDVITVDALGKWEAVGDGEAVITVTSVNNPSLVKMISVKITTPLSMDGLTAKPYKIGDTKLSGTFGSAISKVRLWINGKAVTQATVNPDGSYEFLNATSYIFKATDKVEVVGVDSKYVEKNRITVKVSGTSIFDDKLTVAAYQMGSNNLTGTFGKNIAKVRLWVNGKAVAQATLNPDGSYTFANVASFIKMTGDKVEIVGVDAQYNEMNRIAVSITGTSTFDNTITVPTTFRIGDGTLSGDFGKDVFKVRLWVNGKVITQASTSSGSYSFANIASYIQSPLDVVQIVAVDKQYNEINRVDVDITGVVVYNYLLSAEDYSLGEQTITGIYGKDITEIKLSVGGNIVQTATLNKTTRQFTLKDVASLNLDKNASIRIIGYNAQHQKINQIMVNVK, from the coding sequence ATGAAAAAAATTCAGGTAGTATTATTAGTAGCAGTTTTAATTATGTTAGGAGGCTTTGCGCAACAAGTACATGCAGATTCTATACAAACAAAGGCCCTATATGTTTTAGAAAGGCCGACATGGCTAGATACAGCAGGTGTTTCAAAAGGTATTTATCATGATAAACAAGATCTAGGTATTATCCTACCAGCTAATGTGCAACTGGAGATTAGACAAACAAATCCGAATTTTAAAGAAAATTTAACAATGGAGTTACTAAATGACGATTCTCAGAAAGAGAAATCAGTGAACGTTACCTCTACATGGCAAACGATTAGTCATGGATACACAACAGTACCATTCATTGATACGACATTTGGAAAAGAAGCACCTATTCTTGAATATAAAGTAACGAATGCAATGAAAGAATTACCAGTATACCATAAGGGAGATAACGAAACAGCATTCTTTCAAAAGTGGGATAGTTCCGATGCGGAATTTGCTTTAATCTCTACCCCATATTTTCAAACATTCGCACCGAAAAAAGATAAAGCATTCATGAAAAATATGAAAGATTTCAACTCTATTGATGCGCTTATTAATTACTATACAGATGTTTTTGAAACGTATAACGAGCTAGACGGTTTATCGTTTACTCCTGAAAATCCAACCGATAAAAATATTCCAAACAAGTACTTCATGAAAGCAAATGTCCACGGATCCGGGGGTGCTTATTATTCTGGGAACCATACTGCACAGACTGGTGACACATTGGCAGGCTTTTATTTATCTAAAGGTTGGGGTGGTCTCCACGAAATCGGTCATGGATACCAGGGAGCATTTATGAAAGACAGCAGTTTTGACGCGGGAGAGGTTTGGAACAATCTCTATGCAGCCGCCTATCAGAAAAAGACAATGGGAACAGGTATATATCAAAATGGCTGGTTATTTGCTTATGGCGATAAATCAGGTGTTGAGAGGACGGTTACAAATTTGTGGCAGACGACACATACTCCCGTTACGAAATGGGATCATCGTTCAAGACTTCTTGCCCTTGTTACATTGCAAGATAAAGCTGGAGACAAAGGTTTCACGCTTTTCAATAAAGAATATCGAAAAATTGCCAATCAACCAGGTTTTGTGCCAAGTAATCATTACCTAATGGATTTAATTTCACAATACTACGGACAAGCTAGCGGTTTTGACTTCACTCCTACTATCTTATCACTCGGAGGAACAATGTCCAAGAAGCAACAAGATGACAATCGCTTACATTTCTATAAACCAGTAGCACCATTAACAGAATTAGTACCAGCTGACCAGTTAACAACTATTCAAAATAAACTGGGATTGGAAACTCCTTTTTCATTAGTGGAAACAGAGCAACTAGCATTTAGCGGACTTTCTGGAAGCGCAACGATTCATCTGAAAATAGATGATTTTTCACAAGTAGAAGGCCAAGATTTAATCTTAACGAATGGCTCTAAAGAAATCAAACGTATGAAAATCACATCGAAGGATATGAATATTGGCACGTTACCAAATGGTATTTACACGATTGTTTTACCAACAGGAAATACGACTAAATATGATTTAGATACACATTATTTGCGTGTGAAAGAAGCAACAAATGACGTAACAATCAATTACACAGTAAAAAAAGCAAGTTATTTAACAAGTCAGACAGTCCATTTTTTAGGTTTAAGTGATTGGGAATTTGCAACAGCTATTGTCGATTTAAATACAGGGAAATTGACGATGGAAGTAAAATATGCTAATCCTCATTCTTACTTCGTGGCTACAGAATATGCTAAATTAGAAGTGCTGGATCTAGATAATAATGTTGTGTACACGAAATCAATAGTTGGCTTGGGTGCAGTTCCTAGTATAGATATGCCTGATATTAAAATAGGCTACAAGTTAAGAATTTATCATGCGGAACCAGGTAGATTGAAAGTAGATAATTTACCAATTGTAGATACCTCACAAAAAACGAACACATTTATTATCACAAAATCAGGCTTAGTGAATGAAAAACTTAAGAATAACGCAGAAGCAGAACTAACTGTTAAAATTGATGCCTTGGCTAGTAAAATTCAAGGGGATCCTATTTTAGTAAATAGCGATTATGTGGAGTTAAAGGATGATTTACTTCTCGCGATTGAAACTTTGACTGAGCCATTAAAGGGGACACTTCTAGATAAATATGAGGCTTTATTGCCAAAAGAGGCTGCAACATCCATCGAAGTAGGCACGAATCAAGTTCAAGCCAAGAATGGAGCTACGGGTCATGTGACGACGACTATTTCCCCTTCTAGAGCAAATCAAGCTGCTGTTTACCATTCTAGCAATACAGATGTAATAACAGTAGATGCACTAGGCAAATGGGAGGCAGTAGGTGATGGAGAAGCAGTCATTACGGTAACCTCGGTTAATAATCCAAGTTTGGTTAAAATGATCTCAGTTAAAATAACAACACCGCTATCGATGGACGGCTTGACAGCAAAACCTTATAAAATAGGCGACACGAAGTTAAGCGGAACATTTGGGTCAGCAATTTCTAAAGTCAGACTTTGGATAAATGGTAAGGCGGTGACACAGGCGACAGTGAATCCGGATGGCAGCTATGAATTTTTAAATGCTACAAGCTATATCTTTAAAGCTACAGACAAAGTAGAAGTTGTTGGCGTTGATTCAAAATATGTAGAGAAAAACCGGATAACAGTTAAGGTATCTGGCACATCCATTTTTGATGATAAACTAACTGTAGCCGCGTATCAAATGGGGAGCAATAATCTAACTGGTACATTTGGTAAAAATATTGCGAAAGTAAGGTTATGGGTGAATGGAAAAGCTGTTGCACAAGCGACACTGAATCCAGATGGTAGTTATACCTTTGCGAATGTCGCAAGTTTTATCAAGATGACAGGTGATAAAGTAGAAATTGTCGGCGTGGATGCGCAATACAACGAAATGAACCGTATTGCCGTTTCCATAACAGGAACATCGACTTTTGATAATACAATTACAGTGCCAACAACATTCAGAATTGGAGACGGAACGCTATCTGGTGACTTCGGTAAGGATGTGTTCAAAGTCCGTCTATGGGTGAATGGAAAAGTGATAACACAAGCAAGTACTTCTTCTGGGAGCTACTCATTTGCTAACATTGCGTCTTATATTCAAAGTCCGCTAGATGTTGTACAAATTGTTGCAGTAGATAAACAATATAACGAGATTAACCGTGTCGATGTTGATATCACGGGAGTTGTAGTGTATAACTACCTGTTAAGTGCAGAGGATTATTCACTGGGAGAACAAACAATCACAGGTATATATGGTAAAGATATTACAGAAATCAAGTTATCCGTGGGAGGAAATATTGTTCAAACGGCAACATTAAATAAAACAACAAGACAATTTACGTTAAAAGATGTAGCATCACTTAACCTAGACAAAAATGCAAGTATTCGTATCATTGGGTACAATGCTCAACATCAAAAAATCAATCAAATTATGGTAAATGTTAAATAA
- the rimI gene encoding ribosomal protein S18-alanine N-acetyltransferase has translation MNEITFRQATVDDIKSLLRIENAVFTSPWSEKAFRNEFYTNSYAYYIVAEQNEAVIGYAGVWMILDEGHITNVAIHPDQQGNGYGKALFTELLRIAQAENVTRLTLEVRVSNLKAQQLYQKFGFKNGAIRKKYYPDNQEDALVMWVEL, from the coding sequence ATGAATGAGATTACTTTCCGTCAGGCCACTGTAGACGACATTAAAAGCCTACTTCGCATTGAAAACGCCGTGTTCACCTCCCCGTGGTCCGAAAAAGCGTTCCGAAACGAATTTTATACGAACTCTTATGCGTACTATATTGTGGCGGAGCAAAACGAAGCGGTCATCGGATATGCTGGTGTCTGGATGATTTTGGATGAAGGGCATATTACGAATGTCGCGATTCACCCAGATCAGCAAGGAAATGGTTACGGCAAGGCATTGTTCACAGAATTACTGCGGATCGCCCAAGCAGAAAATGTAACCAGATTAACGCTAGAAGTTCGCGTTTCTAATTTGAAAGCACAACAACTGTATCAAAAATTTGGATTTAAAAATGGCGCGATTCGGAAAAAATATTATCCGGATAATCAGGAAGACGCGCTAGTTATGTGGGTGGAACTATGA
- a CDS encoding ABC-F family ATP-binding cassette domain-containing protein, whose protein sequence is MILLQVQQIVKNFGAETILENIKLEVQTNDRIALVGRNGAGKSTLLKIIAGQISYDGGTISKPKHVQIGYLAQNTGLESTKTIWNEMLSGFTGLQAMEQDLRKLEEQLGNPAIYDNKEQYEQTLKEYDQLQHAFKEQGGYQYEADIRSVLHGLRFFEEDYEKLIASLSGGQKTRLALAKLLLAKHDILILDEPTNHLDIATLSWLESYLQNYKGALLIVSHDRYFLDKVVNQVYEISRTQIDRYVGNYSRYLVQKQAKLEQQWKEFDKQQDKIAKLEDFVARNIVRSSTTKRAQSRRKQLEKLDRLDRPQGSEKTAHFGFQFDRDSGKDVLFVEDLAIGYAVDKRVSQKLTFDMKRHESIALVGPNGIGKSTLLKTLIGDIPALSGEYRFGANVQIGYYDQEQAKLNSNKSVLHELWDDYPHLNEQAIRTTLGNFLFSDDDVLKVVNTLSGGEKARVALAKLTLVGANLLILDEPTNHLDIESKEVLEAALIDFEGTILFVSHDRYFINRIASKIVEMHPEHAQIYLGDYDYYQEKLAEQKEHARLDALEKQKTHPEEKQLATNKQAYHLDKEQQKVMRQKKRKLDEIEEQMEKTDLKISEIEQELLDPAVYQDHEAAYARTEALDLLKQSSEDLMEEWTNLSEELEE, encoded by the coding sequence ATGATACTTTTACAAGTACAGCAGATCGTCAAAAATTTTGGCGCTGAAACGATATTAGAAAATATAAAATTAGAGGTTCAGACAAATGACAGAATCGCGCTGGTTGGCCGTAATGGTGCGGGAAAATCAACGCTTTTAAAAATTATTGCGGGGCAAATTAGTTATGATGGCGGTACGATTTCAAAGCCAAAACATGTTCAAATTGGCTATTTAGCGCAGAATACTGGGCTTGAGTCGACGAAAACGATTTGGAATGAGATGTTGTCTGGATTTACCGGGCTTCAAGCGATGGAGCAGGATTTGCGAAAACTGGAGGAACAGCTCGGTAATCCTGCTATTTATGATAACAAGGAGCAATATGAACAGACGTTAAAGGAATATGATCAATTGCAGCACGCGTTTAAAGAGCAAGGCGGTTACCAGTATGAAGCGGATATTCGCTCGGTTTTGCACGGTTTACGCTTTTTCGAAGAGGATTATGAGAAATTGATTGCTTCCCTTAGCGGTGGGCAAAAAACGCGTCTTGCTTTGGCGAAATTACTTCTCGCTAAACACGATATTCTCATTCTCGATGAGCCGACCAACCATTTAGATATCGCCACGCTTTCTTGGCTGGAGAGCTATTTGCAAAACTATAAAGGCGCGCTTCTTATTGTTTCTCATGACCGCTATTTTCTGGATAAGGTCGTGAATCAAGTGTACGAAATTAGCCGTACGCAGATCGATCGCTATGTCGGCAACTACTCGCGTTACCTTGTTCAAAAGCAAGCAAAACTCGAACAGCAATGGAAAGAATTCGATAAACAGCAAGATAAAATTGCGAAATTGGAAGACTTTGTTGCGCGAAATATCGTTCGGTCTTCTACAACAAAACGCGCGCAAAGTCGTCGTAAACAATTGGAGAAACTCGATCGCTTAGATCGACCGCAAGGCAGTGAAAAAACGGCGCATTTTGGTTTCCAATTTGATCGTGATAGTGGTAAAGATGTGTTATTCGTCGAGGATTTGGCGATTGGCTATGCGGTGGATAAACGTGTTTCACAGAAATTGACATTCGATATGAAGCGGCATGAAAGTATCGCGCTAGTTGGGCCGAATGGGATTGGGAAATCGACGTTACTCAAAACGTTGATTGGTGATATTCCCGCGCTTTCTGGGGAGTATCGTTTTGGTGCTAATGTTCAGATTGGGTACTATGATCAAGAACAGGCGAAGTTAAATTCGAATAAGTCGGTTCTGCATGAGCTTTGGGATGATTATCCGCATTTGAATGAACAAGCGATCCGCACGACGCTCGGTAATTTTTTATTCTCCGATGACGATGTTTTAAAAGTCGTGAATACGCTGAGCGGTGGCGAAAAAGCCCGTGTGGCACTTGCAAAATTAACTTTGGTCGGCGCGAACTTACTCATTTTGGATGAGCCTACCAATCACTTGGATATTGAGAGCAAAGAAGTTCTCGAGGCCGCGTTGATCGATTTTGAAGGCACCATTTTATTCGTATCGCATGACCGGTATTTTATCAACCGGATTGCTTCTAAAATTGTGGAAATGCATCCTGAACATGCACAGATTTATCTTGGGGATTATGATTATTATCAAGAAAAATTGGCGGAACAGAAGGAGCATGCGCGATTAGATGCGCTAGAAAAGCAGAAAACACATCCTGAAGAAAAACAACTCGCGACGAATAAACAAGCCTATCATCTCGATAAAGAGCAGCAAAAAGTGATGCGCCAAAAGAAACGCAAGCTTGACGAGATCGAGGAACAGATGGAAAAGACGGATCTCAAAATTAGCGAGATTGAGCAAGAACTTCTGGATCCAGCTGTTTATCAAGATCATGAAGCTGCTTATGCACGAACGGAAGCACTTGATTTGTTGAAGCAATCGAGCGAGGATTTAATGGAAGAATGGACGAATTTGAGTGAGGAACTCGAGGAATAA
- a CDS encoding redox-sensing transcriptional repressor Rex yields the protein MIEETGKIPQATAKRLPLYHRYLKYLHESGKERVSSAELSEAVKVDSATIRRDFSYFGALGKKGYGYNVSYILDFFSKTLSQDKQTNVAIIGVGNLGTALLHYNFMKNNNIKIVAAFDVDANKVGTVQQDIPIYHLNDMQDLLKENKIEVVILTVPSDEAQTTVDRLLEADVKGILNFTPARISVPKHVRVHHIDLTTELQTLIYFLENYPNK from the coding sequence ATGATCGAAGAAACGGGCAAGATCCCACAAGCAACAGCAAAGCGTTTGCCACTGTATCATCGCTACTTAAAATATTTGCATGAGTCAGGCAAGGAACGAGTATCATCAGCTGAATTAAGCGAGGCTGTGAAAGTTGACTCAGCAACCATTCGTCGTGATTTCTCCTATTTTGGAGCACTAGGTAAGAAAGGCTATGGCTATAACGTGTCCTACATTTTGGATTTCTTTAGCAAGACACTTAGCCAAGACAAACAGACAAACGTAGCTATTATCGGTGTTGGTAATTTGGGGACTGCACTTTTACACTACAATTTCATGAAAAATAATAATATAAAAATCGTCGCAGCATTTGATGTTGACGCCAATAAAGTTGGAACAGTGCAACAAGATATTCCGATTTACCATCTTAATGACATGCAAGATCTATTGAAGGAAAATAAAATCGAAGTCGTGATTCTAACGGTACCATCCGATGAAGCGCAAACGACGGTGGATCGCCTGCTTGAAGCTGATGTCAAAGGTATTCTAAACTTTACACCAGCGCGTATCAGCGTTCCAAAACATGTCCGCGTGCATCACATCGATTTAACAACCGAATTACAAACATTGATTTACTTCCTAGAAAACTATCCAAATAAATAA
- a CDS encoding ISL3 family transposase, producing the protein MPDHFIIQLIGLENKNIQLLDYSIENHICHIHIQLKRKKHACPSCKTRTDRIKDYRTHTFQHLKVAEKRVYVHYRKRRYACSCGKSFDEKNQGLVARYQRFSTSWHQAALFHSISAPSFTYTARTFGTTAPKIMRLFDARTEAFSTPPVALPKVIAIDEFKGDTDKGKFQLIIADPMTRRPIDILENRRAKTIQRYLRERGHQVEMVIMDLSSTFKNAVQQALDKPVIIADSFHFSRYIYWALNKVRVRVQQRFSEKDRKHGKRIQKLLFKRSHKLDTAQKSIIRRYLSLHPDLQTAYTIKEAYQAWFDANKAQERRDVRQSLHDFYQLVQDKQLPEFIKAIGTFRRWETEIINAFIYPHLSNGFVEGINNRTKVIKRTSYGYQNFSRFRAKILAQHFIKNFDISVG; encoded by the coding sequence ATGCCAGACCATTTTATCATACAACTCATCGGTTTAGAAAATAAAAACATCCAACTTCTTGATTATTCGATTGAAAATCATATCTGCCACATTCATATCCAACTAAAACGAAAAAAACATGCCTGCCCCTCTTGTAAAACACGGACAGATCGCATTAAAGACTATCGTACGCACACTTTCCAACATCTAAAAGTCGCAGAAAAACGTGTCTATGTGCACTATCGAAAACGCAGATATGCTTGTTCCTGCGGAAAATCATTTGATGAAAAAAATCAAGGACTTGTGGCACGCTATCAGCGTTTTTCGACATCTTGGCATCAAGCAGCCCTTTTCCATAGTATCTCTGCCCCCTCCTTTACCTATACTGCCAGAACGTTTGGAACCACCGCACCTAAAATTATGCGCCTATTCGACGCGCGTACAGAAGCCTTTTCCACGCCTCCCGTCGCTCTTCCTAAAGTCATCGCTATCGATGAGTTCAAGGGAGATACCGACAAAGGCAAATTCCAACTCATTATCGCTGACCCCATGACTCGTCGCCCCATTGATATCTTAGAAAACCGTCGCGCCAAAACCATTCAACGTTATTTAAGAGAACGCGGGCATCAGGTAGAGATGGTTATCATGGATTTGAGCTCGACCTTCAAAAACGCTGTGCAACAAGCTCTTGACAAACCAGTTATTATTGCCGATTCTTTCCACTTCTCTCGCTACATCTATTGGGCGCTGAATAAAGTCCGCGTTCGTGTCCAACAGCGTTTTTCAGAAAAAGATCGAAAACACGGGAAACGGATACAAAAACTCCTTTTCAAGCGATCTCATAAGCTGGATACAGCGCAAAAAAGCATCATTCGCCGTTACTTAAGCTTGCACCCTGATCTACAAACCGCCTACACCATCAAGGAAGCCTATCAGGCTTGGTTTGATGCCAATAAAGCACAAGAACGCCGCGACGTTCGTCAATCCTTACACGATTTCTATCAACTCGTACAAGACAAACAGCTTCCAGAATTCATAAAAGCTATCGGTACTTTCCGACGCTGGGAAACAGAAATCATCAATGCCTTCATTTACCCACATCTGTCCAATGGTTTCGTAGAAGGAATTAACAACCGAACCAAGGTCATCAAGCGTACTTCTTATGGCTATCAAAACTTTTCACGGTTCCGCGCCAAAATACTTGCCCAGCACTTTATCAAAAATTTTGACATTTCTGTAGGCTAA
- a CDS encoding KUP/HAK/KT family potassium transporter, translating to MEKKDKIRLGLAIGTLGIVYGDIGTSPLYVMKSIVASNGGLNSVSEDYIIGSLSLIFWTLTLLTTIKYVIIALRADNHGEGGIFSLYALVRKRGKWLVIPAMIGGAALLADGVLTPAVTVTSAIEGLEEIPAFKTLFTGNTTLIIIIVIVILSGIFFMQRYGTMFIGRIFGPTMFLWFSILGVLGIINILGDLSIFRAFSPYYAIELLFSDQNKAGFLILGSVFLATTGAEALYSDLGHVGRKNIYITWPFVKVCLLLNYFGQGAWIISLKNVKDPTVNPFFQSMPEPFIMYGVLIATLAAIIASQSLISGAYTLVSEAIALNLLPRLSIRYPSETKGQVYIPTVTTVLWIACVGVVLYFKDSTHMEAAYGLSITVTMLMTTVLLFQFLRRKGFSILVTTSILMTFGVLEFAFFVSSAAKFMHGGFVAVIMAVVIMALMYIWFTGYQLKTKLVKNVPLKKFVPTLTKLKADTAYPKYAHNLVYLTSSRNPMRVEHEVMASILDKRPKRADVYWFVNVQVVDGPYAAYYTVENFDSDFVIRVQLKLGFRVEQDINVFLKQIAKELIAKGELAQQKRKYSAKTGRKLGDFCFVIIKDELSTEADLTNWQRSIMQSKLFIKHFTTSPEHWFGLEYSDVQTENVPLYLSKKKVIKIRKID from the coding sequence ATGGAAAAAAAGGATAAAATCAGGCTTGGTCTTGCAATTGGAACACTCGGCATCGTCTACGGTGACATTGGAACGTCGCCACTTTACGTTATGAAGTCTATCGTGGCAAGCAATGGTGGGCTAAACAGTGTATCCGAAGACTATATCATCGGTTCTTTATCGCTTATTTTCTGGACACTCACATTACTAACTACTATTAAATACGTCATCATCGCCTTACGCGCAGATAACCATGGTGAGGGTGGTATTTTCTCGTTATACGCGCTGGTTAGAAAGCGCGGTAAATGGCTGGTTATTCCCGCAATGATCGGTGGTGCAGCACTACTCGCTGATGGGGTCTTAACACCCGCCGTAACTGTCACTTCCGCCATCGAAGGATTAGAAGAAATTCCAGCATTTAAGACACTATTCACTGGGAATACAACATTAATTATTATCATCGTTATCGTTATTCTTAGCGGTATTTTCTTTATGCAACGCTACGGAACCATGTTTATCGGTCGTATTTTTGGTCCAACGATGTTCCTCTGGTTTTCAATTTTAGGCGTGCTCGGGATCATCAATATTCTTGGCGATCTCTCGATATTCCGTGCTTTTTCACCGTATTACGCAATCGAATTACTTTTTAGCGACCAAAATAAGGCGGGATTTCTAATACTCGGCAGCGTTTTCCTGGCAACAACTGGTGCTGAGGCATTGTACTCCGATTTAGGACACGTCGGTCGCAAAAATATATACATCACATGGCCATTCGTCAAAGTTTGCCTACTACTCAATTATTTCGGACAAGGCGCGTGGATCATCTCACTCAAAAATGTAAAAGACCCAACCGTGAATCCGTTTTTTCAAAGTATGCCAGAACCGTTCATCATGTACGGCGTTTTAATTGCGACCTTAGCCGCGATCATCGCCTCACAATCCTTGATATCAGGCGCATACACACTTGTTTCCGAAGCAATCGCGCTGAATTTATTACCGCGACTTAGCATTCGCTATCCATCCGAAACAAAAGGACAAGTCTATATTCCGACTGTGACGACCGTGCTTTGGATCGCCTGCGTCGGTGTCGTCCTCTACTTCAAAGACTCGACCCACATGGAAGCAGCGTATGGCCTATCCATCACAGTAACGATGCTAATGACGACCGTTTTACTTTTCCAATTCTTACGTAGAAAAGGATTCTCGATACTCGTCACAACCTCCATTTTAATGACATTTGGCGTACTCGAATTCGCTTTCTTCGTCTCGAGCGCGGCTAAATTCATGCACGGTGGTTTCGTGGCAGTCATCATGGCAGTAGTGATCATGGCGCTTATGTACATCTGGTTCACTGGATACCAACTAAAAACAAAGCTAGTCAAAAACGTACCACTGAAAAAATTCGTACCAACCCTTACAAAATTAAAAGCAGACACCGCCTATCCCAAATACGCGCACAACTTGGTGTACCTAACAAGTAGCCGCAATCCAATGCGCGTTGAACATGAAGTTATGGCATCCATCCTCGATAAGCGACCAAAACGCGCCGATGTATATTGGTTCGTGAACGTCCAAGTGGTTGATGGGCCTTATGCCGCTTACTATACCGTCGAAAATTTTGATAGCGACTTCGTGATTCGCGTGCAACTGAAACTCGGATTCCGCGTCGAACAAGATATCAACGTCTTCCTCAAGCAAATTGCGAAAGAACTCATTGCAAAAGGCGAGCTCGCACAGCAAAAACGGAAGTACAGCGCGAAAACTGGTCGAAAACTCGGCGATTTCTGCTTTGTTATTATTAAAGATGAACTGAGTACAGAGGCCGATTTAACTAACTGGCAGCGGTCAATTATGCAGAGTAAACTATTCATTAAGCATTTTACAACATCACCAGAGCACTGGTTTGGCTTAGAATATAGCGATGTCCAAACAGAAAACGTTCCGCTATATCTCTCCAAGAAAAAAGTCATTAAGATACGTAAAATAGATTAA